The nucleotide window ggggacttcaactccagggcggtagactggggcatggcgcataccaactccagagggaaatacattctggacatggcggcacgtactggattcgtgattctcaatacagagaacacgacgacgttccgccgcccaggatatttggaaaccattcctgatatttccctcgcctccaaagagttggtcacgctcgtccaggactggagagtcctcgaggattataccggtagcgaccaccaatacatctcatttagagtcctagatggtACACGAGAGCGCCCGGGGCCCCCACGGCAGGCGAAAAGATACATCAACAAAATTGACGAGAATAAATTCTCCTCAAAGATCTCCTCAGAggtggtagcccctgaaaacttcgccaacgggggggacgctggcgctgaagctgtagttgctgcgactatgcggctgatcgcttctgcatgcgacgcctccatgccccacggggggccgaggcaccagaagcgacccgtgtactggtggacaccggagattgcggggttgcgccgggagtgtcttcgactaagacgagtggcgcaacatgcgaggaatcgcatagacgcgaacgccaggtcagccgagtacaagacggcaaagaagcggctccgtcgagccatcaacgtgagcaaggcacgctgctggagagaactgacggagaccgtggatacagacccttgggggctaggttacaagatagtaactcggcgattgggggtctcgcggtcaccagctccactagacgaagctaaagcggaacacgtcgttaagacgttgttcccggcgcactcggtccgtgccgagcgggacttcagcgacgtgggcgacttcccgctcttctcgatggaggaattggaaggagtcctacggtcgctgaaatgtaaaaaagcccctggtcccgacggtataccggccgaggtactcaaactagtggggcgctgcaggccccgtcttctactagacatgtataatgcatatctgaaggctgggtcttttagcgccaggtgggagaccgcgcgtcttgtgctaattcccaagggaaaagaaaacccagagtcgccgtcctcctaccgcccattgtgtatgcttgacacagctgggaaggtattggagaagctgttaaagaaaagactggttacggcgatgaatcaggcaggtggcctgtcacctaaccagtacggtttgtggcagggtcgatcgaccctagacgcaattcaggaggttgttgaggcagtgcggcgagcagaggaccacaatcatttttcgcgacgtgtggtccttctcgttacgttggacgtaaaaaacgcgttcaactccgcacgatggagcgatatgattcgggccctagagcattcgttccatgtgcctcaataccttctgagaatggtagacgcatacctgaggaaccgcggtctcatttacgagaccgcagcaggctggcgtaggactacgaccACGTCAGgacggcgcaggggtcgattctcggccccgacctttggaacgccgtctacgatggcttgctgaggctggagatgcctgaagaatctgccttggttgggtacgctgacgacgttgcgctacctgtcgcagaccgcgacgtggagcgtgcccaactgaggctcagtgggaccatgcacagagtcggtgcctggctggacgatcatggattgtctctagccctcataaaacggagatcgtagttctcacgaagaaacgtatcgacacccttctctccctgagggttcctctggtcagaccgtggacggagcgacggcatggagaagtggagtactacatgacccaatttttaacgggtcatgggtacttccgcgcttacctccatgtcatagggaaagcgccatcccccgactgcctgtattgtcccggtgtacgggacgacgctgagcacacctttttcaaatgtgctcggtgggcggcagatcgagggacattagaggcggatcacggagtaCTGattccccacaacgtggttgcgatgatgctccgtgacctgggcaactgggaaagcgtagcccgattcgtcggcaacatactcagggccaaaaaggttgacctggacagtcctgaaaattaggtagcacctaacaggctagtataggaggactcgaccggaagtaatgtgatgaacggttccgggtcgagccctggtagaaggggggtggttttagtcggtagtccgctgatggtgattggataataccatcagcgggagcccgacactccgtgcgtaaatgcatttccacctccctcctcaaaaaaaaaaaaaaaaaaaaaaaaaaattattattattattggtacacaattataattacttaatggTTCTACTAAAATTAGTTTGCTGCATAATTTGTTGGCTACTAACGTGAGATTTATTACTGTACAATAAGCTTCGTAGTCATTGATATTAATTACACAGTATGGTATTTCATGtccattatgtttttataaaattatacgtcTTCAATGTTTCTTACGTTTGCCACATGTAACATAATATTTTGTGTTGTGCATGCTTGCATTATGTAACTCGTTATCTTTTCAACAGATGCGGTCTCTGCGTTTCCtaacttgtattaaaataatatataggcaTTACCATACTTCTAtacattaagttattattaacaaaatctatactaatttttatttctttcaaattgtATAATCCTAAGAGCAAatcaaaagttttatgaaaatcaaacaaataatatttattcttcttatttcCTAATAACGAAATTAAAGcactaaattcttctttaaactaTGTGCCGCGGTTACTTAAAAATTGTCTTTGCCTAGCCTTATTCCTTAAAGTACTCAAAACCAACAAATACTTTTACAAAGGATCTGGTTCTTCCAGTAACAATTAAAATCCTAATTCTTGATCGTGGATTGATATTACAgtacgttcggaaagtcgctgtgcagtttGTTTTAGAactgtggtgcattctgttctttcggcgttgtGTTGGTTGCCCTGTGAATTTGGTGAGCTTTGCTCAATAATAAACCAaaacgtcagttgttgagttgtgattgaacttGGCTCGTTTCATTTCGTGTTTCGTTTATCGGAtggaatcaatagttgcaagaAACGTAATGGTCCTTTTgctagaggaacgcatttttcttgttgaacaaATCTTTCGTGAAAGTgacaaatatactgatttttttttaaacacaagttttctgaaaattttccaaatacttcCCTTCCTCACCAATTCGAACTCATATCGAAATCTTTCAGTAACAGGTTCTGTTGAAGATGTTGACCGAAGTGGAAAATCACctaaattaaacgaaaagaagCTCTTTTTATTTCGGATGCATGGCCGAAAGTCCAACAAGTCAATATGTAAGTTTAGTgcagcagcaagatatcagacATGCTTACAGATGAAGCGTCgattcatctgggagggtatattaattcacaaaatacacaactgtggtcgacaactaatccTCATAAATTACACGAACAATTTTTACACGAAGCAAAAATTGGAATCTGGATCGGTGTGAAtggaacgcgcattgtgggtccaatattttttgaagataCAGTTAACAGTGATCGTTATTgcgctgttttaacaaacttcattagtcagttaacagaaatggaaatcaaCCACGGATTGTTCCAACGAGATGACGCTACAGCGAACATAGCTAACATATCAAtgactttttatgaaataatatggtAAACTATGGGGAGGGATTACTTTCTACGGGGACAGCAAatcaagcagtgtatcgcaacatatcacgcacgattgacgaaataAAAACCGCAGTAAAGGCATACACACAAGAAATTTcaatacatcagctggttaaagtgtttgaaaaaaatggaaacataTGCAGAGTTTATTGATGGAAAATATTACGTTTATCTAAATAACCATTCAATAACACTTCTCTAACACTGGTCCATTTGTAACTATTTGAAGTAACAATTAATTCTAAAGCTggcgattttattttaaacaaactggATGAgacaaaatgaatgaaaataaaattcattttgaaaatcttctgggttattattaacataaaatttggcCACAATTTTGcaacataacataataaatttatttaataatgtaggaTTACTTGAAAATTCAGGGATCATgtcaaaatattctttctttaatactGCTGTCATCGTTTTGTCAAAATAAGATTtcctttacaaaaattatgataaataataaatattaaattttatattattaaatgttatttttttacttacaataagattattattattattttgtacacgATACGATATGATGAtcgtagataatttattaattttttatttttcactgatttgacttcagttttaaataaatttactttgaagGAAAGTGCTTTATAATACAcagagaaaacaaattttcttgaataatatACACTTATTCACTACACTccgagaataatatttttttatttccgttgTTTTTATCATCTTCATAAACAGTGGATAGCaacgaaaaattatgtttcttaatcGTTCTTCTTCTAATCCTTCTCGTATGTTTCTGAAGTCGTCCTACCGACTGACCCAGTTAAGGTATTTCttaaagacatttattttttaaaaagcgaagttttattttattatacatataaatatttcttctataataCATTAGATataccttccaaaaaaaaaaaaaaaaatgaatactcttacaaataatattagatgtTCATtctaacagtttaaaaataaatataagacatACGTAACAAAGACTTCAACATAATAAACAACTACTAatgctaaatattttactctatatatactctatatatatatatatatccttactaataattattatttattcacgtCATAGTAAAATAACTGCAAAAACGTAATTCAACTAAACTCCTTAATAAATCTAATGTTATTTACTATGTAAGACAATAATTTTCATACGGTGTGTGGCACTGctgcaaagaaaataattatgagaCCAGTTGGACGCAGATGAAACCTACAAAGatggaaacagaaaaaatatttataaaattatcaatcaaTAAGTTTTAATATCGAAAGTCAGTAGTATAGAAACCTTATCCTGGATCACTAATATATTAAAGAACGAATAGTGCAATATATGAGGTCGGTCCTTTTCACGAGATCGACCGCCACTTATCAGTTAAATTCTCACCATGCAAGCGTCTATCTACTGCAAAAAGCATACCAAACCACGACTCTGTTTCTTCAATAATCGATTTCAATAAACTGATccattatattagtaaattattcaatacattaaaaaagattctgtcaaattttaaaaaagggcgtatctcgaaaacggtgcgtcctagcccatttttaacgcgattttgaaatGCTTTACGCTACTTTATGGGTACTTTCCAATTTTTTGAATCGACAGCCACTAGTTTCATCCATCCAAGTCCACCCGttctcgagatacgcccttttctcaacattttttgaaattgatgctgaaataaaatgaaaatgtgatcagttaacagttttaatcattttttaattaattttaaaatcggacatcattactttcagcgaaagcgggaTCAAACCATTAAAGATTGATCCAGATCCCGAGTAACTGAGGACTGAGGAAGTCTTTAGCCATAAAATAATGCGACATCTTAATCTCGAAGATACCGGTAAGAATGCAAATATAAAATCATACGGATAAAATCGAAAATGAAATTTCAGTTGTCAGCTTACACCTACGTTTTTAATGTATGACTTAACCTACTATATCCAACTAAAAACCTAAATTAGTTTATCAGAGAAACTAATTTAGGTTTTTCGTAGGTAAAAAGTTACTAAATCTTATGGTTTCCTGAGATTACAAAAAGTCGAGAACAGAACATGTTTTAtgtgctttttaaaatatttcataaaattagaaaaatgtctTTGTAAATACAAAGATATATTCCTACAACCATGTTGATGATTCATTAACAAATATgcgtatgttttatatttaataatttacattttgtttttaaaaaaaaacaagttttaaaattttacagtaatttaaaaaaaaattgaaaatacagataaaaaactgATCTCTAAATTTTTACATCAAGTGTACATTGTTTCCTATGAAAGGGAGTCATGATCAAAgggcctttctttttctgttctctTCAGAgtataaatgaggatgatatgtatgaatgtaaatgaaatatgtcTTTTACACTCTCAGGTcaaccatccctgagatgtgtggttaattgaaacccagccatcaacaccggtatccacgatctagtaaaaGAACTAGTAAAATCCAGTAtcttcaaatccgcataaaagtaactaactgcctttactaggatttgaaccttagaactttcgacttggaaatcagctgattttaaggTGACGAATCACCACTAAACCAACTCAATGGGTTAAGCAAAGaactaagaaataattaattgatgGAAGTCTAGCTAATCAAACTTCTCTATCAGTCAGTAATTGAAGCAGCAATTAAAAACTTGTAGCAGCATTTTCTTCAAAGCCAATTGAATCtttattattcagatttattattgcaaaatataagttttaacttCTTGactaataatggaaaaaaaatacagCATCATCAATAAAACTAGCTGATCATCTGAAAAACACATTtgtcttaaaacaataaaacctcAGAATAAACAAGATAACGAGATTTTATGGAACACTTGTCATTTAAAAACGTATGATCCATTCCTACATAAACTTCGTCAAAACTATAAAAAGCGGGTGTAAAGGGGCACaattataaagaaacataaaGAAATTCGTCATTAGcttaaaaagaaacacaaaacacagataaaaaagaacattaatGAATAACCATCCTAACATGAAACGCATTACGTGTTAAAAGCTTAGTTGCTCTAATAGATCgctttttcttaaaaacttaataattttcttatcttttatcatttttagctATATTGATTGCTAAATTTCCGGCCTATATTGATTGTTTAATTTCCACTCTAGCCTCATTCTGAGGCTAAACCGTGGCTATAGCGTGTACTCTTCTATTATTTGTGTCACTGTGGGATATAAGTCACAGCTTCCGTATACTGGTCCCTGTTCTTCTGCTAACATGTAAGACGAAGTGAGTCTGGTATGATAAATCGAAATCTTGTAAAGGCAACTTACGTATCCTCGACGCGTCATTACTTGTTTTAATGGAAAATGGGGTACTCTTAATGGAATTAAGCTTCGTTGTAAGCGTATCCCATTtccttatttattcattcttttctaACGATCTGCATGACATAATTTGTAAAACCGTCTAGTCTGACTAAAATTTTGATTTCCTTGCTGTCTGCCACTTGTTTGGTTGCTATCAGCTGCTACATTGACTGAAATACCGGCATGGTCATGTTTTTATATGAAGATTCATAGTTTGCCGTTATCGTTAGAGAAAAATTTTGCTCAGATtacagttcccccggtgaaatgaggtcataatgGATTTTTAAGGTGTTGTAtcaggggtaaacttgatggttttttatatttcttgaactAAAAAGGTGAATATAAATATCCCTGAACTGtatcccgtagttttcatgatatccagtgtaaaataaaaaaattctttgtgacGACAAAacgtttgttttatatttggaGTTTAATAACTTTGCTACATGAtacataaatgtgtaaattttatagtgaaaacttgtaaataatataattctgagaaaattaatgtaataaagtctataaaaaacaaaaaaaaatattttattattaaaaacaaaatagaacaaaattaacagaaaaatgttatgaacttgtaaaaattaaaaacaaataataaatttagaactataaaaaattaggttaacAACAGTAGCTGTATGCTTTGAAATTAGTTTGTATACTCTCCCTTTCATTCTAGAACATGTCAAAGAGAGAAATtaactggaatttttaaacaatgaatttcttacagtgcttaAAATTTCTCATTGATGAAACAAATTGAAAAgtactatcaacttgatggaaCATTGACTCATTTCattaatgaagtaaaacaattcttagatgaaaaatatgGTGGTAAAgagtctagtgtactgtttcggaatagaattctaatttttctaagttttctttgtttatgcAACTTACCGtaaactattttgtttataattaaattttctacaagttttgctttaaagttttatgtgtttgttacccatttaacaaagttattgcacgtcaaacataaaaagcagggttttttaccccaatttattggttctcagcccaaatttctcaaaattcaCTGCATATATTGTTctcggacctattttattcaattttttaggtcaaaatcataagaaatcactaattctgcttaaaaacatcctaaaaatttctgcacgacctcatttcaccatggtaactgaaatccgaacgaaaacTTTCACTAACTGTAATTCACAAACGAAGCGttttggacatatgtttatatgaacttttccatttcttttcaCATAGAATAGCTTATGAAAGTCTCGGGAGAATTTCGTGATTCACTATGTACATGTCATAGTAGTAACCACACACCACTAGGATAAGTCAATTACTATTCTTTCTaaagaattaaatactaaaaatccTTAAAGTTATTACACTTTCATAACTCCgattttattggaatatttttcatattttaaaacttataaaacaatttattatcagGAAATTAACTGATTTCTGTGTatatcatttttatgttataccTTCATGTTTTTTCACGAATAGACTCCAGTTTTTGCAGCAATATTAGACATAGAACAAGTTTACTACAATAATTCCATGTGTTGTTTTTGCACTACagctctattttattttaatttaatgatgattCTGTTTCTATAtactaaaattacatataatgtaaaatgaatattaagaataacttttattaacttctttcaGTAGAATGAAATTAAACAACAGATGTGGAGAAATCATATTTTCTGgtgaaaatatacttttacattaaaaaactattatagttGTATTACAATTTCATATCTAATACTGCTATATATTctacaataattacttttttttagttaataaacaatttggagtaaaaaaaaatgatattagaataaaaattttcaatttaatgtaattatcgTTCTCTTAAATCCATTCCTAAATAACCCTTTCCTAACTATCTAAGAAATTTCAATTAGTTCTTAGATTTCGTGAAAGAAAAATCCTGAAATTCACTTCACCTGGTAAAGAGGGGGCAACAATTGTATATGTTACTGTTGGTTGGTATATATAAGCAGCTAATGAGTAAAATAACTGAATAGCTTCTGGTATAAGGAGTTCTGTCCTAGTGCCAACAGTCTTTTCAGAGGACAGATGAGCAGTAGGGGTTTGGGGCATACTATTGCCCCAAGGATGACAAATCACTTGCAAAGAGAAAAGAAACTTCTATAGGAAGTTAATGGCATCAGGATACAGAAAGCATTGGATAGAACTGTATTACTTTTTCCTTCTCAGGCACCATGGTGGTCTTCTTTTGTTAAGTATTCTGGTGGTAAAATGATTTCCCAGGCAGATCTCTCAGTGAAGCAGCAGAAGGAATATAATAGAAAAGACAAAGCAGGATAATTGGTACATGGAATGTAAGAACAATTTTGCTGTCAGGTAAGTTGGAAAACTTGAACAGagagataaaaatgaataaaatgggTATAGTAGGGATAAGCGAGCTTGGCTGGGAGTGAAGAGGAGACTTGAGAACAGGTGAAGTTACCTTATATTACTAAGGAATTGAAAGAGGAAAAAACGAAGTAGAAATAGCTGTAAAAATAGTGTAgcaagaaaagtacataaagtagTTTATCTGGATGATAGAGTAATGGCTTTAAGAATTTAAATGCTACCAAAAGATTTAGTAATAGTTCAGGTGTACGTGCCAAGGTCTGAGTATAAGGCTAAAGATATTGGAAATGTGTACAATAACATTGAGTAATTGTTAGCAAACGAACagaattgatgtaaaataattatggggGATTGGAACACAGTGGAAGAAGTTGAAGATGGAGTGACAGGGGAAAAGTTCAGATTGGGAACACGAAATGAAAGACAGGCTGGTTGAATTTTGCTAAAAGGATTTATTCAttacaaacacattttttaagaatCATCAACAAAGAAGGTACAAGACCAATGTACAAGACCAATAGATGGATCTTCCTCTCAGGTagatcattttttgtttaaaatagataCAGGAATGCTGTTAAGAAGGCAAATGGGCTTCCAGCAGTTAACGTAGGAAGTGATCTTATTCTATAAACAATGGAAATGAAAAGcttaaaaagaattcaaactgCAGTGAAGGTAAAGAAATGGAATATAGAAGGGCTGGAAGGCATAGGGGAAGTAAAAGTCGGTGAAATAGTGATAAAGGCAAATACTCATAGCAAAAATGAAAATCAACCAGCAGAGGAAATGTGGTCAAGAATAAAATCATCTATGAGGGAAGTTGCAAAGAAAGGAATCAGTTTCTATGAAGGCACCTGTGCAAAGAAACCTTGGGTACCACATGAAGTGAtacaaaaaatggaagaaagaagataatataaaaataaagaaggaaaaaacaaCAGAGCAATCTATCAAagattgaaaaagtaattaaagagcGAGACACATAAAGATAGGGAAAGGTGGCTAAAAGAAGTGTGAAAGacatagaaaatttagaaaagaaaagtaaGTAGGACATGTTGTATAAGAAGGTAAAAAACGCCACATggcatagaaaaaattataaaattaatgaaattgagtAGAAAGATGTTAAAagcatttataaagaaaataaataaatgatgggAGGAGTACATACTGGACCTGTATGTAGCAAGAAGAAAGGTGAAATATGGGATGCTGAGGTggaagaagaaattatttaagaGGAAAAAGGCACaccaattttgaaatttgaaattatacaaGCTATTGATGACATGAAGAACAGGAAAGCAACAGGAGTAGATGATCTTCCAACAGAactctttaaatgtttataaaatgaagaagtagatgaaataattttaatgtccAATACAATTTATGATGTTGAAGAATGGAcagaagattttattaaaacaataatgatgcCTAAAAAGATTGGAACCAATAAACGAGAAGAACATAGAACTATCAGTTTAAtatcacatgctacaaaaataatGCTGGGCATTATAAATAGAAGGTTGAATACAAAAATGGAGGAGAATGCTGGGGAAGAACAGTTTGGATTCAGGAAAAGAAAAGGAACAAAAGAAGCTGTAGGAATATTCAGAATGATTGAAGAGAGATGTTTTGAAAGAGGAAGAGGATTGAGCTTATGCTTTATAGGTATGAATAAAGCATTCGATATCGCACAGttggaaaaattatttgagattcTGAAAGAAAACAGAGTTGATTGAAATGAAGGAGACTAATCAGATAATTATATATGAAGCAAAATGCAGTTGTGGAAATAGATGAGAATTTCACAAATTGGTTAGAATGCAGAGAAGTGAAGCAAGGCTGTTGTTTATTATCAACACTGTTCATCATTGGCCATCTATTGGATGGCCAAAAAGGAGTAAGCATaggtgaaagaaatataaatttagtcaAATTTGCTGATGATCTGCTGAATGTAGCTAGAGACACTCAGACATTACAAGGAATGATAAAAGCATAGGAAGTACATATGAAGGAATATGGCatgaaaataaatgtgagaaaaataaaagttatgaaggTGAATGAAAGGGAAGATATAGATGCTGTAACAGCAGAAGGAAAAATTGAGCTAGTAAAAAGACACAGATATCTCTGAACAGTACTAATTGAACACTGGAGGAGAAAAGAAGAGATCAAGACAAGAATTGCAGTTACAAAGGAAGcgttttttagaaagaaaaacctactcAGCAGCAACAATGATCTGAACCTCAGGAAGAGATTAGTAAAATGCTGTTTGGAGTATATTTTGTATGACATGAAATATGGACACTGGAGAAAAAGTATAAAGATAAGATCAAGACTTTTGAATTATGGGTCTGGAAAGGATAAAATGGGTGGACATAGTAAGTAATATAgaagaagtattaagaagaataaatgaagattaggaaaattaataataaatatagttattgtAGGTTCCACTGAGGcgaaaaagaagaggaaggaagaggctgaagttaataaatgacataaagggTGGTGAAGGTTATCAAGAGACAAAATGGAGAGCATTGGAAAGAAACAGATGGAGACTGTGATAGGAccagggacctgccaacaggcagaacaccatatgatgatgaatataattacattttctttccaAACCAAGCAtacctaataaaaaatgttaaaaataatattttgaaatatgtaatGTACATTTCTCCATAGAAAGAACttattttgcaaattaaattttagtttacaaaataatattttttttatgaatgaacttaaacaataaaatatactttatattggACAACATGGACACTAGTCCTTTATTACAGTCTTATTATATAAaggatgatttttctttattgttggtTTCATTCAAGCATTGTCCTTTATAAAGATCCATTCACACAATATAACTGTTACATGTACTTTTAGTCTACagcttaaaactaaatttaatgaatttacctACAAACTGTTTATACATATGCTTACCAAAATATGGAACAACAGATTAtcaacaaaatgattttaataatgaaatggtaattagaaaattttattaataacttatatagaTAGAAAATCTATCATTCTCACCTAACTCATGTTTCTTTCACACATGTTGTTTATAATAAGTTTGTATTTCTTTAtgtgagaattttcttaaatttatttgagtATCTATCTTCTTGTTTCTGGAACAAGATTTTTCAAGGTACCTCATTATacccacttaaaaaaataatgccattaaaacttttcatttctaCTTAATTCACTTTATCACctattaatttctctttaagtAGATTTTTGATGGAAtgtgacagaaataaaattattatttcttcatcaaaAAAAGATTAGACAATTTATACAGACTGAATTTACTATCTGACAGGATTACAACTAACTGGCCATTCAGTTTTATCATTTTCTGCAACTCCATCTAAccaatgaatgtaatttttaccTTAAGGTGGCTTATATCCTtttgctctcttaaattcatcTTAAACTTTTACAAGTGTACAAAGTTGATTACCAAAAAAATCTATCCAGAGTGGATTTCCTAAGTTTTTATCATTCACATAACCACAAGAATTTGaaggaacaaaaaagaaaaaggagcTACTTTTCATCTTCTCTTTATTCATCtgatttatcatcattattaatcaaggactaaaaaatacatttcatgtcTAAGCTTTTACATACTGTGGTAACTTCTTAATTCTGGGCTAATTCTAGTGATAAATTTGTCATCACAAATCACTTAT belongs to Lycorma delicatula isolate Av1 chromosome 1, ASM4794821v1, whole genome shotgun sequence and includes:
- the LOC142317817 gene encoding uncharacterized protein LOC142317817 translates to MSNTIYDVEEWTEDFIKTIMMPKKIGTNKREEHRTISLISHATKIMLGIINRRLNTKMEENAGEEQFGFRKRKGTKEAVGIFRMIEERCFERGRGLSLCFIGMNKAFDIAQLEKLFEILKENRVD